The Virgibacillus phasianinus genome includes a window with the following:
- a CDS encoding inorganic phosphate transporter, translating to MDFLFFIIILIVIFALLFDFINGFHDTANAIATSVSTKALTPRRAIIMAATMNFIGALTFTGVAQTITSDIVDPFALNNGTTVILAALIAAIAWNLITWYFGIPSSSSHAIIGAITGAVIAAAGFEVIKYNGFTTILLGLLLSPVLAFVVGYIIYSIIKVVFKNSNLAKTNRRFRMLQIVTAAGQSFAHGTNDAQKSMGIITMALIAGGLHDSTDIPFWVQVSCATAMGLGTSVGGWRIIKTVGGKIMKIRPVNGVAADLTGAAVIFGATLIHLPVSTTHVITSGILGVGASHRIKGVNWGVSKRMVITWVITLPITAFLGAVIYYILSLFLS from the coding sequence ATGGACTTTCTTTTCTTTATCATCATATTAATTGTTATATTTGCGTTACTATTCGATTTTATCAACGGGTTCCATGATACTGCAAATGCAATTGCAACATCGGTATCAACAAAAGCATTAACACCGAGAAGGGCCATAATCATGGCTGCTACAATGAATTTTATCGGCGCTTTGACATTTACCGGAGTTGCACAGACGATTACGAGTGACATCGTGGATCCATTTGCATTAAATAATGGTACCACTGTCATTTTGGCGGCATTAATTGCAGCGATTGCCTGGAACCTGATTACCTGGTACTTTGGGATTCCGAGCAGTTCATCCCATGCAATAATTGGCGCTATCACAGGTGCGGTAATTGCCGCGGCAGGATTTGAGGTTATTAAATATAATGGTTTTACAACTATTCTTTTAGGCTTGCTGCTCTCCCCGGTATTAGCATTTGTGGTGGGATATATCATCTATAGCATTATCAAAGTAGTATTTAAAAACAGTAATTTGGCTAAAACAAACAGGCGCTTTCGAATGCTGCAAATTGTAACGGCAGCGGGCCAATCCTTTGCACACGGTACCAACGATGCACAGAAATCAATGGGTATTATTACCATGGCACTAATTGCTGGCGGACTGCATGACAGTACAGATATTCCATTTTGGGTACAAGTTTCCTGTGCGACAGCCATGGGGCTTGGAACTTCTGTTGGCGGCTGGAGGATCATTAAAACAGTCGGCGGCAAGATTATGAAGATCCGACCAGTAAATGGAGTAGCAGCAGATTTAACAGGAGCAGCTGTTATCTTTGGGGCAACACTTATTCATTTACCGGTTAGTACAACCCATGTTATTACTTCTGGCATCCTCGGAGTAGGAGCCTCACACCGAATTAAAGGTGTGAACTGGGGCGTATCCAAACGAATGGTGATTACCTGGGTAATCACGCTGCCAATTACTGCATTTCTTGGCGCAGTTATTTATTATATATTGAGCTTGTTTCTTTCATAG
- a CDS encoding proline dehydrogenase family protein has protein sequence MEQLMRNFFLFLSKNKTLTKLAKKYGFKFGASRFVAGVDIDHAATKIKEINDSGYAVTIDHLGEFIDNEKEARESADECIHAMDIIKEKNLDSQISLKLTSMGLDVSEELVMENMRRILDAGKEKDVTVTIDMEDYERHRKTLDIFKELKKDYENLGTVIQAYLYETEDDIKELNEYNPYLRLVKGAYKEPQKVAYPLKKDVDENYKKVIKLNLENGNYTAIGTHDEAIIDYVKQLEDELNLSRDQFEFQMLFGIRKDLQEKLMKEGYKMRVYVPYGDDWFGYNMRRLAERPANVMFVLKGVFKK, from the coding sequence GTGGAACAACTTATGCGTAACTTCTTTTTATTTCTATCAAAAAATAAAACGCTTACAAAGCTGGCGAAGAAATATGGCTTTAAATTTGGTGCATCTCGCTTTGTGGCTGGTGTCGATATTGATCATGCTGCAACGAAAATCAAAGAAATAAATGATAGCGGATATGCTGTGACTATCGATCACTTAGGTGAGTTTATTGATAACGAAAAGGAAGCAAGGGAATCAGCAGACGAATGCATTCATGCGATGGACATTATTAAAGAAAAAAACCTAGATTCACAGATTTCATTAAAACTGACCTCAATGGGACTTGACGTTTCTGAAGAACTTGTGATGGAAAATATGCGCAGGATTCTTGATGCTGGAAAAGAAAAGGATGTTACTGTGACAATCGATATGGAAGATTATGAGCGTCATAGAAAGACATTGGATATTTTTAAAGAATTAAAAAAGGATTACGAGAATCTCGGGACGGTTATCCAGGCATATTTGTATGAAACGGAAGATGATATCAAGGAACTGAATGAATATAATCCATACTTACGGCTTGTGAAGGGTGCGTATAAAGAACCGCAGAAGGTAGCCTATCCATTAAAAAAAGATGTGGATGAAAATTATAAAAAAGTGATCAAGCTGAACCTTGAAAATGGTAATTATACAGCTATCGGAACTCATGACGAGGCAATCATTGATTATGTGAAACAACTGGAAGATGAGCTTAACCTGTCTCGTGATCAGTTTGAATTCCAAATGCTGTTTGGTATCCGAAAAGATTTACAGGAAAAGTTAATGAAAGAAGGATACAAGATGCGTGTATATGTCCCATATGGTGACGATTGGTTTGGCTATAATATGCGCAGATTAGCAGAACGCCCGGCAAACGTTATGTTTGTGTTAAAAGGTGTTTTTAAAAAGTAA
- a CDS encoding 3-hydroxyacyl-CoA dehydrogenase/enoyl-CoA hydratase family protein produces MKQTIKRAAVLGSGVMGSGIAAHLANVGIPTLMLDIVPRERTKAEEKKGLTMEDTAVRNRMAAESKKALLKQKPSPITSKKSLDLIEVGNMDDDMDKLSEVDWIIEVVVENLAVKKKVFANVDKYRKEGTIVSSNTSGISVEDMAEDCSDDFRKHFLGTHFFNPPRYLKLLEVIPTNDTDPEVLEFMKTFGENVLGKGVVEAKDTPNFIANRIGTYGLLVTVQEMLKGGYSVGEVDSVTGPMIGRPKSATFRTLDVVGLDTFIHVAKNVYDQVEGAEKEVFDVPEFILKMQEKGWLGAKSGQGFFLKKKDKNGSVIYELDPETLEYVDRKKLKTAATEIAKQEKGSHRKLKALVSAKGDRAGELVWNISKPALIYSAELLGEIADDIVSIDQAMKWGFGWEHGPFEMWDAIGLRKSVERMQEEGETVPNWVLKMLEDGNESFYKTENGNVFFYDNGEYKQQTFNKKEINLKQLKNVNGVIKKNAGASLIDLGDGVAGLEFHSQSNAIGPDIIQMINFALNEVDKNFEGLVIGNQGKNFCVGANLAMMLMEAQDDNFFELDMVVKQFQNAAMNIKYSNKPVVTAPFNMTLGGGAEFSLPADAIQASAETYMGLVEFGVGLIPGGGGTKELYLKQLRNLPKGVNFDLSKVANDVFEKVATAKVSTSAAEARENGFLNSNDGISVNPDHLLHDAKQKVLALASAGYQAPKREKVPVVGDSGYAAMLMGAKSLQLSGYASEHDVKIAEKLAYVLSGGRIKEGTLVDEQVLLDLEREAFLSLIGERKTQERMQHMLIKGKPLRN; encoded by the coding sequence ATGAAGCAAACAATCAAGCGTGCTGCGGTACTTGGCTCTGGCGTGATGGGGTCCGGAATTGCCGCCCACTTGGCTAATGTAGGTATACCAACATTAATGCTCGATATTGTACCACGTGAACGAACAAAGGCAGAAGAGAAAAAAGGGTTAACAATGGAAGACACAGCAGTAAGAAATCGTATGGCGGCCGAAAGTAAAAAAGCCCTTTTAAAACAAAAGCCATCGCCAATTACTTCAAAAAAAAGCCTCGATCTTATTGAAGTTGGCAATATGGATGATGATATGGATAAATTAAGTGAAGTTGACTGGATTATTGAAGTTGTCGTGGAAAATTTAGCTGTTAAGAAAAAGGTTTTTGCAAATGTAGATAAATATCGCAAAGAAGGAACAATCGTAAGTTCCAATACATCGGGAATTTCAGTGGAGGATATGGCGGAGGATTGCTCGGACGACTTTCGTAAGCATTTTCTAGGTACCCATTTTTTCAATCCACCACGCTACCTGAAACTGCTAGAAGTGATTCCAACGAATGATACAGACCCGGAAGTTCTGGAATTCATGAAAACATTCGGTGAAAATGTACTGGGAAAAGGTGTTGTCGAGGCAAAGGATACACCAAACTTTATTGCCAACAGAATTGGCACCTATGGACTGCTTGTTACGGTACAAGAAATGCTTAAAGGTGGATACAGTGTCGGTGAAGTTGATTCTGTGACCGGTCCGATGATTGGGCGGCCAAAAAGTGCTACATTTCGAACATTAGATGTTGTTGGGTTAGATACATTTATCCATGTAGCCAAAAATGTGTATGACCAGGTGGAAGGTGCAGAAAAAGAAGTTTTCGATGTACCGGAATTTATTTTGAAGATGCAGGAAAAGGGCTGGTTAGGTGCTAAAAGCGGCCAGGGATTTTTCCTCAAGAAGAAAGATAAAAATGGCAGTGTCATTTATGAACTTGACCCTGAAACACTCGAATACGTTGATCGTAAAAAACTAAAAACGGCTGCTACTGAAATTGCAAAACAGGAAAAAGGTTCGCACCGTAAATTGAAAGCGCTTGTATCAGCGAAAGGAGATAGAGCAGGAGAACTGGTATGGAATATTTCAAAACCTGCATTGATTTATTCCGCCGAATTACTTGGTGAAATTGCGGATGATATAGTGTCCATCGACCAGGCGATGAAGTGGGGATTCGGCTGGGAACACGGTCCATTTGAAATGTGGGACGCTATTGGGCTTCGTAAATCAGTTGAACGCATGCAAGAAGAGGGGGAAACAGTTCCTAATTGGGTGCTGAAAATGCTGGAAGATGGCAATGAGTCCTTTTATAAAACAGAGAATGGCAATGTCTTCTTTTATGATAACGGTGAGTATAAACAACAAACGTTTAACAAAAAAGAAATCAATCTTAAACAGCTTAAAAATGTAAATGGTGTAATTAAAAAGAATGCCGGTGCCAGCTTGATAGATTTGGGTGATGGTGTTGCGGGGCTTGAATTCCATTCGCAAAGCAATGCGATCGGTCCTGATATTATTCAAATGATTAACTTTGCACTAAATGAGGTGGATAAAAATTTCGAGGGGCTTGTGATTGGTAACCAAGGCAAGAACTTCTGTGTAGGTGCCAACCTAGCAATGATGCTGATGGAAGCCCAGGATGATAATTTCTTTGAGCTTGACATGGTAGTTAAACAATTCCAAAACGCTGCCATGAATATTAAATATTCTAATAAACCTGTTGTCACTGCACCATTTAATATGACGCTTGGCGGCGGGGCAGAGTTTTCGTTGCCGGCCGATGCAATACAGGCCTCAGCTGAAACGTATATGGGACTTGTCGAATTTGGTGTTGGTCTGATTCCTGGCGGTGGAGGTACAAAAGAGCTTTACCTAAAACAGCTTCGGAATTTGCCAAAAGGTGTGAACTTTGATTTATCAAAAGTAGCGAACGATGTGTTCGAAAAAGTGGCAACTGCGAAAGTTTCTACTTCAGCAGCGGAAGCGCGTGAAAATGGTTTTTTAAATAGTAATGACGGAATAAGTGTTAATCCGGATCATCTGCTGCATGATGCCAAACAAAAAGTGCTGGCACTTGCTAGTGCAGGGTATCAAGCACCTAAGCGTGAAAAGGTTCCTGTTGTTGGAGACTCCGGATACGCGGCCATGTTAATGGGCGCAAAGTCACTGCAATTAAGTGGCTATGCATCAGAACATGACGTGAAGATTGCAGAAAAGCTGGCATATGTATTGTCAGGCGGCCGGATTAAAGAAGGCACACTCGTTGATGAACAGGTTTTACTGGACCTGGAGCGCGAAGCATTCTTAAGTCTAATCGGTGAACGCAAAACACAAGAGCGTATGCAGCACATGTTGATAAAAGGAAAACCATTACGTAACTAA
- a CDS encoding acetyl-CoA C-acetyltransferase, whose protein sequence is MKEAVIVAGARTPVGRAKKGSLANTRPDDLAALTIKETLKRADNYDGNIDDVIIGCAMPEAEQGANMGRNIVGLAGLKNTVPGITINRFCSSGLQSIAYAAEKIMVGASDSVIAGGAESMSLVPMGGHVIKPNTKLVQDAPGYYMSMGHTAEEVANRFQISRADQDAFAVRSHENAAKAIQEGRFNDEIVPVEVTERVVGKNNKIEEKSSTFEMDEGVRPGTTTEILAKLRPAFNVKGTVTAGNSSQMSDGAASVLVMEREKAEAEGLSPLVKFRSFAVAGVEPEIMGVGPIEAVPKALKIAGLQLSDIGLFELNEAFASQAVRVIQGLDLDINKVNVNGGAIALGHPLGCTGTKLTLSLIHEMKRRNVQYGVVTMCIGGGMGAAGVFELL, encoded by the coding sequence GTGAAGGAAGCAGTAATTGTTGCAGGTGCTAGAACCCCTGTAGGCAGAGCGAAAAAAGGATCACTCGCAAATACAAGACCAGATGATTTAGCAGCATTAACAATAAAAGAAACATTAAAACGTGCGGACAATTATGATGGGAATATTGATGACGTTATTATTGGATGCGCGATGCCGGAAGCGGAACAAGGTGCTAACATGGGGCGCAATATTGTAGGTCTGGCGGGATTGAAGAATACTGTTCCTGGAATTACCATAAATAGATTCTGCTCGTCAGGATTGCAAAGTATTGCATATGCAGCAGAAAAAATTATGGTTGGTGCCAGTGACTCCGTAATCGCTGGTGGTGCAGAATCTATGAGTCTTGTACCAATGGGCGGTCACGTGATAAAGCCCAATACAAAACTTGTCCAGGATGCGCCGGGCTATTATATGTCAATGGGGCATACAGCTGAAGAAGTTGCAAACCGTTTTCAGATAAGCCGAGCGGATCAGGATGCCTTTGCAGTGCGCAGTCATGAGAATGCTGCAAAAGCTATCCAAGAAGGCAGATTTAACGATGAAATTGTACCTGTTGAAGTGACAGAACGAGTGGTCGGAAAAAATAATAAGATTGAAGAAAAGTCTTCCACTTTTGAGATGGATGAGGGTGTTCGACCAGGCACAACAACAGAGATATTGGCGAAACTCCGTCCTGCATTTAATGTGAAAGGAACTGTTACAGCAGGAAATTCATCACAGATGAGTGATGGTGCAGCTTCAGTTCTTGTCATGGAACGTGAAAAAGCAGAGGCAGAAGGATTATCACCGCTTGTTAAGTTTCGCTCGTTTGCAGTTGCCGGAGTGGAGCCGGAAATTATGGGGGTTGGTCCAATCGAGGCAGTGCCTAAAGCATTGAAAATTGCAGGTTTACAACTTTCCGATATCGGGCTATTTGAACTAAATGAGGCATTTGCTTCGCAGGCAGTGCGAGTGATTCAAGGGCTTGACTTAGATATCAATAAAGTAAACGTGAACGGCGGAGCAATTGCGCTAGGACATCCATTAGGCTGTACGGGAACAAAATTAACATTAAGTCTTATTCATGAAATGAAACGGCGCAACGTACAATATGGAGTCGTTACCATGTGTATTGGCGGCGGAATGGGTGCCGCAGGAGTATTTGAATTATTGTAA
- a CDS encoding acyl-CoA dehydrogenase family protein — protein MSETKDKLFKGGAFLIEDITADDVITPEDFTDEHKMIAKTTEDFVSGEVLPKVPNLENHEFEHSVDLLKKAGELGLLGADVPEEYGGLALDKISSSLITEKFSRAGGFSVTHGAHVGIGSLPIVFFGNNDQKEKYLPKLATGELLAAYALTEPSSGSDALGAKTTAKLNEAGTHYILNGEKQWITNSAFADVFVVYAKIDGEHFSAFIVEREFPGVSTGHEEDKMGIKSSSTRTLILEDAEVPVENLLGEKGRGHVIAFNILNVGRYKLAIGGVGGSKRGIEVATKYVNERKQFGTPISSFSLTQEKLATMAARTYANESAVYRTVGLFEQRMGSLTDEQLKDGREVARAIAEYQIECSMNKFTATECLDYVADEAVQLHGGYGFMEEYEVARMYRDSRINRIFEGTNEINRLIVPGTLLKKAMKGELPLLQKAQSLQEELMMMMPEEVGEETLEQEKYLLRNAKKMVLLGAGLAAQTYMKKLENEQEILVNLADMTAEVYNMEAAILRTDKAINKTGEEKNKQKLLYTQVYVQEAFNRIEANAKETLIAIEKGDNLRMMLSSLRKLTRHTPTNVIAKKREIAAQIIEEERYIV, from the coding sequence ATGAGTGAAACAAAAGATAAGCTTTTTAAAGGCGGAGCATTTTTAATAGAGGATATAACGGCAGATGATGTAATTACACCAGAAGATTTTACCGATGAGCATAAAATGATCGCGAAGACAACAGAAGATTTTGTGAGCGGAGAGGTTTTGCCAAAGGTACCAAACCTGGAAAATCACGAATTTGAACACTCTGTGGATCTACTAAAAAAAGCAGGTGAACTAGGATTGCTTGGTGCAGATGTACCTGAGGAATATGGCGGGCTGGCGTTAGATAAAATCAGTTCCTCGTTAATTACTGAAAAGTTTTCCCGTGCGGGCGGTTTCTCTGTCACGCATGGTGCACATGTTGGAATCGGATCACTCCCGATCGTATTTTTCGGCAACAATGATCAAAAGGAAAAATATCTGCCAAAGCTTGCAACTGGTGAACTATTAGCGGCATATGCCTTAACAGAGCCCTCATCAGGATCTGATGCATTAGGGGCAAAAACCACTGCTAAGTTAAATGAAGCTGGAACACATTACATTTTAAATGGCGAAAAACAATGGATTACTAACTCCGCATTTGCAGATGTTTTCGTGGTATACGCAAAAATTGATGGAGAACATTTTTCAGCGTTTATTGTAGAGCGTGAATTCCCTGGAGTTTCCACTGGTCATGAAGAGGATAAAATGGGAATCAAAAGTTCATCTACCCGTACATTAATATTGGAAGATGCTGAGGTGCCCGTTGAAAACCTTTTAGGTGAAAAAGGCCGGGGTCACGTTATTGCATTTAACATTCTAAACGTTGGTCGCTATAAACTGGCTATTGGCGGCGTTGGAGGCTCTAAACGAGGAATTGAAGTGGCAACAAAATATGTTAATGAACGCAAACAATTTGGAACACCAATCTCAAGCTTCAGCTTAACCCAGGAAAAATTAGCAACAATGGCAGCCAGAACATACGCAAATGAAAGTGCAGTTTACCGTACAGTCGGCTTATTTGAACAACGAATGGGTTCATTGACCGATGAACAATTAAAGGATGGCCGTGAGGTGGCACGTGCAATAGCGGAATATCAAATTGAATGTTCCATGAATAAATTCACTGCAACAGAATGTCTTGATTATGTTGCTGATGAGGCTGTACAGCTTCATGGCGGATACGGCTTTATGGAGGAATATGAAGTTGCCCGCATGTACCGTGACTCACGAATCAATCGTATCTTTGAAGGAACAAATGAAATTAATCGTCTAATTGTACCTGGAACCTTGCTGAAAAAAGCAATGAAAGGCGAATTACCACTTCTTCAAAAAGCGCAAAGCTTACAGGAAGAATTAATGATGATGATGCCAGAGGAAGTTGGCGAAGAGACATTAGAACAAGAAAAATATCTATTAAGAAACGCGAAGAAAATGGTATTGCTTGGCGCAGGTTTAGCTGCTCAGACGTACATGAAAAAGCTTGAGAATGAACAAGAGATTCTTGTTAATTTAGCTGATATGACTGCGGAAGTATACAATATGGAAGCAGCAATTTTACGTACGGATAAAGCAATTAACAAAACCGGTGAAGAGAAAAATAAGCAAAAGCTTCTTTATACACAGGTTTATGTACAAGAAGCATTCAATCGCATTGAAGCAAATGCAAAAGAAACATTGATTGCAATTGAGAAAGGTGATAACCTGCGCATGATGCTATCATCATTACGTAAACTCACCCGCCATACACCAACAAATGTGATCGCGAAAAAACGTGAAATCGCTGCACAAATTATTGAAGAAGAGCGTTATATTGTATAA
- a CDS encoding arsenate reductase family protein: protein MALTFYWYPNCGTCKKAKKWLDDNKIAYTSIHIVDNPPSEQTILDMITKSGLPAKKFFNTSGKSYRENNIKDKIADASNEEMAKILASDGMLIKRPLVTDGENITVGFKEDIFNHTWNK, encoded by the coding sequence GTGGCTTTAACATTTTATTGGTATCCTAATTGTGGTACTTGTAAGAAAGCAAAAAAATGGCTAGACGACAATAAAATCGCTTATACTAGTATACATATTGTTGATAATCCACCTTCTGAGCAAACAATTTTAGACATGATAACTAAAAGCGGTCTTCCTGCTAAGAAATTTTTTAACACGAGTGGGAAAAGCTACCGGGAAAATAATATCAAGGATAAAATTGCGGATGCTTCAAATGAGGAGATGGCAAAAATTCTAGCATCTGATGGGATGCTGATTAAGCGTCCACTAGTAACAGATGGCGAAAACATTACCGTTGGATTTAAAGAAGATATCTTTAATCATACATGGAACAAATAA
- the gcvH gene encoding glycine cleavage system protein GcvH translates to MSLPKDLLYSEEHEWVKKEDDKVRIGITDFAQSELGDIVFVELPEVGDDIEADEPFGSVESVKTVSELYAPISGKVVEINEDLEDSPEFVNESPYEKAWMVVVEPSNQSEMDELLSADKYEAVIEED, encoded by the coding sequence ATGAGCTTACCAAAAGACTTATTGTATTCAGAAGAACACGAATGGGTAAAAAAAGAAGATGACAAGGTACGAATTGGAATTACAGATTTCGCACAATCTGAACTAGGTGATATCGTATTCGTTGAACTTCCAGAGGTTGGAGATGATATCGAAGCGGATGAACCTTTCGGAAGTGTTGAATCGGTTAAAACGGTATCTGAATTGTATGCCCCAATTAGCGGAAAAGTTGTTGAAATTAATGAAGATCTGGAAGACAGCCCTGAATTCGTTAATGAATCACCATATGAAAAAGCTTGGATGGTTGTAGTTGAACCCTCTAATCAGTCAGAAATGGACGAGCTGTTATCTGCAGATAAGTATGAGGCGGTAATTGAGGAAGACTAA
- a CDS encoding toprim domain-containing protein, translating to MITPESDKVIIVEGLTDKKQIEKIITDPITIICTNGTLGVARFDELLDTYDLDNKEVYILADEDNAGMKLRKQLARELPHAEHIYVSSEFREVATTPESALATALVGKSINVNPIFLI from the coding sequence ATGATTACACCTGAATCTGATAAAGTAATCATTGTTGAAGGATTAACGGATAAAAAACAAATTGAAAAGATAATCACGGATCCTATCACAATAATCTGCACGAATGGCACGCTTGGCGTAGCACGTTTTGATGAGCTTTTGGATACCTATGATCTGGATAACAAAGAAGTATATATTCTGGCAGATGAAGATAATGCTGGAATGAAACTTAGAAAACAATTGGCACGTGAGCTTCCGCATGCTGAGCATATTTATGTCAGCAGTGAGTTTCGTGAAGTTGCTACTACCCCTGAGTCGGCATTGGCCACTGCGCTTGTGGGTAAGTCTATTAATGTAAATCCGATATTTTTAATTTGA
- a CDS encoding thioredoxin family protein has protein sequence MQQVSEQQLNQDHYFLYIYTPFCGTCQLAKSMLTKIESVHRENIFLEMNASLHPEFMQKAQIESVPCLLIKDGNQVKEKIYAFQSIPNIYSYLMKYEPGLFAT, from the coding sequence TTGCAACAGGTTTCTGAACAACAGTTAAATCAAGATCATTATTTTTTGTATATTTACACGCCTTTTTGTGGTACTTGTCAACTTGCTAAATCGATGTTAACCAAAATTGAATCTGTTCATAGAGAGAATATTTTTCTGGAAATGAATGCGTCCCTGCATCCTGAATTTATGCAGAAAGCACAAATCGAAAGTGTGCCATGTCTTTTGATTAAGGATGGCAATCAAGTGAAAGAAAAAATCTACGCATTCCAGTCCATACCAAATATTTACAGTTATTTGATGAAATATGAACCAGGATTATTTGCCACGTAA
- a CDS encoding methionine ABC transporter ATP-binding protein: MISIEGLRKQFVTKKSTIHAVDDLSLSIKEGEIFGVIGYSGAGKSTFVRLLNRLEEPSGGRVVIDQQEITALSTKKLRLARQEIGMIFQHFNLLWSRTVRDNIAFPLEIAGVPKRERDERVTELVGLVGLSGREDAYPSQLSGGQKQRVGIARALANNPKVLLCDEATSALDPDTTNSILDLLVDINQKLGLTIILITHEMHVIRKICNQVAVMEEGKVVEQGDVLDIFLRPKQQVTKKFVEQVMGTNDENENVNQLIESYDQGKIVRLHFIGETTNQALISYLAKHYKLDINILQGKITQTQRGAYGTLFVQLIGEREELDRAVHFVKEDTSVEVEVLRDVN; the protein is encoded by the coding sequence ATGATTTCTATTGAAGGGTTACGTAAGCAGTTTGTAACGAAGAAGTCAACAATTCATGCGGTTGATGATTTGTCATTGTCAATAAAAGAAGGAGAAATATTTGGAGTCATTGGTTATAGTGGTGCCGGAAAAAGTACGTTTGTACGATTATTAAATCGGTTAGAAGAACCATCTGGCGGACGAGTTGTAATTGACCAGCAAGAAATTACAGCTTTATCTACTAAAAAATTAAGGCTGGCGAGGCAAGAAATAGGTATGATTTTTCAGCATTTTAATCTCCTATGGTCAAGAACTGTTCGTGATAATATCGCTTTTCCATTAGAAATTGCCGGCGTGCCAAAACGTGAACGTGATGAACGGGTTACTGAACTCGTTGGTCTGGTTGGCTTGTCTGGCAGGGAAGATGCTTACCCGTCTCAATTAAGTGGCGGTCAAAAACAACGGGTTGGAATTGCACGGGCATTGGCAAATAACCCAAAAGTACTGCTCTGCGACGAGGCAACATCCGCACTAGATCCGGATACAACGAATTCCATTCTTGACTTACTTGTGGATATTAACCAGAAACTTGGACTGACCATTATATTAATAACCCATGAAATGCACGTTATCCGAAAAATTTGTAACCAGGTGGCTGTAATGGAGGAAGGAAAGGTTGTTGAACAAGGTGATGTATTAGATATCTTTTTACGACCAAAACAACAGGTAACCAAAAAATTCGTTGAACAGGTAATGGGGACAAATGATGAAAATGAAAATGTCAATCAGCTCATTGAAAGTTATGATCAAGGAAAAATTGTTCGGCTACACTTCATCGGTGAAACAACTAACCAGGCTCTAATTAGTTACCTGGCAAAACATTATAAGCTTGACATTAATATTCTGCAGGGGAAAATCACCCAAACACAACGGGGTGCATACGGGACGTTGTTTGTCCAGCTAATTGGAGAAAGAGAAGAATTAGACAGGGCTGTTCATTTTGTGAAAGAAGATACCTCAGTAGAAGTGGAGGTGCTTCGGGATGTTAACTAA
- a CDS encoding methionine ABC transporter permease, protein MLTKLFPNLDVQDFWTATYETFYMTILALIGTFIIGIILGLLLYLTTKDGIWQNKFINMIVAAIVNVFRAIPFIILILLLFPFTDFLIGTIRGPNAALPALIIGSAPFYGRLVEIALKEVDKGVVEAAKAMGAKTSTIIFRVLLPESMPALVSGLTVTAIALIGYTAMAGVIGAGGLGDYAYFYGFQRHDFDVVLVCTILIVIIVFIFQFIGDFISNKLDKR, encoded by the coding sequence ATGTTAACTAAGTTATTTCCAAATCTGGACGTGCAGGATTTCTGGACGGCCACTTATGAAACATTTTACATGACAATCCTGGCATTAATCGGAACATTCATAATCGGAATTATATTAGGTCTGCTTCTTTATCTTACGACTAAAGATGGAATTTGGCAGAATAAATTCATCAATATGATTGTGGCAGCGATTGTCAATGTTTTCCGGGCGATCCCATTTATCATTTTAATTTTACTCTTATTTCCATTTACAGATTTCTTAATTGGTACAATTCGTGGTCCAAACGCAGCCTTGCCGGCATTAATTATTGGTTCAGCACCATTTTATGGCAGGTTGGTTGAAATAGCCTTGAAGGAAGTTGACAAGGGAGTAGTCGAAGCCGCAAAAGCGATGGGTGCCAAAACGAGTACAATCATATTCCGGGTATTACTGCCTGAATCCATGCCAGCATTAGTATCTGGATTGACAGTAACTGCCATCGCATTAATTGGTTACACTGCTATGGCAGGTGTAATTGGTGCAGGCGGTCTTGGAGATTACGCGTATTTTTACGGTTTTCAACGGCACGATTTTGATGTTGTGCTTGTATGTACCATATTGATTGTAATTATTGTATTTATTTTTCAGTTCATTGGAGACTTTATTTCCAATAAATTAGATAAAAGATAA